The following proteins are co-located in the Brachybacterium sacelli genome:
- a CDS encoding BCCT family transporter, with product MTQDAPAEPRPDSTAAPCDPRRTRRETERFPSAPNLPGSSLNGVFWTSVTLIVVLLAVAGLWPAQLSAAADAAMNWVTATSGWSLLLIPLGLIGLLLVLACTRIGDIRLGPDGSRPQYPTHAWIAMLLGAVMGIGMITYGVAEPVSHLLDPPHDLAEPGSRDAAVDALRFTFLDWGLHAWAVFATFGLAIGYSTHRLGNKGLVSPILRPLIGRHADGAVGKAVDVLVILSTLFGTTTSLGLGAAQISQGLSRIAGVDLTTTGVQLIVIALVTMLFTASAMSGIGRGIRYLSQATMVIAAALLLFVLLTGPTGWLINLFLRSLGGYAGGFVEISLMLPTDGQDLAWMQGWTYFMMAWWISWGAFVGVFLARISRGRTIRQFVLVVLGVPTLIFSAWFTVFGGSAMFMDLERGTGIGAAAAENVNTAFFGLLDQLPLTPLTSVVAVVLVVLYFVTGADSNTYVLSVISTDGRMDPGRPVMGLWGVLTGATAAVLLYAGGLDALQTAVMLSAAPFIFVILALAISLVLMLRRDPSVAARTGVTSALPEVV from the coding sequence ATGACGCAGGACGCCCCCGCTGAACCACGCCCGGACAGCACTGCTGCCCCCTGTGATCCGAGACGCACTCGACGAGAGACCGAGCGGTTCCCGAGCGCCCCGAACCTGCCCGGCAGCTCGCTGAACGGGGTCTTCTGGACGTCGGTGACGCTCATCGTCGTCCTCCTCGCCGTCGCCGGCCTCTGGCCCGCGCAGTTGAGCGCCGCCGCTGATGCGGCGATGAACTGGGTGACCGCCACCAGCGGCTGGTCCCTGCTGCTCATCCCGCTGGGCCTCATCGGCCTGCTGCTCGTCCTGGCGTGCACCCGCATCGGCGACATCCGCCTGGGCCCCGACGGCTCGCGACCCCAGTACCCCACCCACGCCTGGATCGCGATGCTGCTGGGCGCGGTGATGGGGATCGGGATGATCACCTACGGCGTCGCGGAGCCGGTGTCCCACCTTCTCGACCCGCCGCACGACCTCGCCGAGCCCGGCAGCCGTGACGCGGCGGTCGACGCGCTGCGCTTCACCTTCCTGGACTGGGGACTGCACGCATGGGCGGTGTTCGCCACCTTCGGGCTCGCCATCGGCTACTCCACCCACCGGCTCGGCAACAAGGGGCTGGTCTCACCGATCCTGCGCCCGCTGATCGGTCGCCACGCCGACGGCGCTGTGGGCAAGGCCGTCGACGTGCTGGTGATCCTCTCCACCCTGTTCGGGACCACGACGTCCCTGGGTCTGGGCGCTGCCCAGATCAGTCAGGGCCTGAGCCGGATCGCCGGGGTGGACCTGACGACCACCGGCGTGCAGCTCATCGTGATCGCGCTGGTCACCATGCTGTTCACGGCCTCGGCGATGAGCGGCATCGGCCGCGGCATCCGCTACCTGAGCCAGGCCACGATGGTGATCGCCGCGGCCCTGCTGCTGTTCGTGCTGCTCACCGGCCCCACCGGCTGGCTGATCAACCTCTTCCTCCGCTCGCTGGGCGGGTACGCGGGCGGATTCGTCGAGATCAGCCTCATGCTGCCCACCGATGGCCAGGACCTGGCCTGGATGCAGGGGTGGACCTACTTCATGATGGCCTGGTGGATCTCCTGGGGCGCCTTCGTCGGCGTCTTCCTGGCCCGCATCTCCCGCGGCCGGACCATCCGGCAGTTCGTGCTGGTCGTCCTCGGCGTGCCGACCCTGATCTTCTCCGCCTGGTTCACCGTCTTCGGCGGGTCGGCGATGTTCATGGACCTCGAGCGCGGCACCGGCATCGGCGCGGCGGCGGCGGAGAACGTCAACACGGCCTTCTTCGGCTTGCTCGATCAGCTGCCCCTGACGCCGCTGACCTCGGTGGTCGCGGTGGTCCTGGTGGTGCTGTACTTCGTCACCGGCGCGGACTCGAACACCTACGTGCTCTCGGTGATCTCCACGGACGGGCGCATGGACCCCGGTCGCCCGGTGATGGGGCTGTGGGGCGTGCTCACAGGTGCGACCGCCGCCGTGCTGCTCTACGCCGGCGGCCTGGACGCCCTGCAGACCGCCGTGATGCTCTCGGCGGCTCCCTTCATCTTCGTCATCCTCGCCCTGGCGATCTCCTTGGTGTTGATGCTGCGCCGCGATCCCTCGGTCGCCGCCAGGACAGGTGTGACGAGCGCTCTGCCCGAGGTGGTCTAG
- a CDS encoding LLM class flavin-dependent oxidoreductase → MRAFGFLSFGHYGGSPTQGGLSARQMLHDAIDISVGADELGVNGAYFRVHHFAQQSASPMPLLSAVAARTQRIEVGTGVIDMRYENPLYFAEEAAALDLIADGRVALGVSRGSPEPAERGWESFGYTGSTDPRGADIAHAKFEAFVQAIQGEPMARAAEQPYGAPVQPGQGLRIEPYSPELIRRIWWGAGSRETAERTGTQGLNLMSSTLLTEATGAAFGDLQAEQIQGYREAFREAGHAHTPRVSVSRSVFPIVTEQDRMLFGLRPGDGADQIGIIDGHRSTFGRTYTGEPDQLIEQLQADAAVQAADTLMLTIPSQAGVELNLHILESFATHIAPELGWRPTTEGPVQGDPIR, encoded by the coding sequence ATGCGAGCCTTCGGATTCCTCAGCTTCGGCCACTACGGCGGCAGCCCCACGCAGGGCGGCCTCAGCGCCCGCCAGATGCTGCACGACGCGATCGACATCTCGGTCGGCGCGGACGAGCTGGGCGTCAACGGCGCCTACTTCCGCGTCCACCACTTCGCGCAGCAGTCCGCCTCTCCGATGCCGCTGCTCTCGGCAGTCGCCGCGCGCACGCAGCGGATCGAGGTGGGCACCGGCGTGATCGACATGCGCTATGAGAACCCGCTGTACTTCGCGGAGGAGGCCGCGGCGCTCGACCTCATCGCCGACGGTCGGGTCGCCCTCGGCGTCTCCCGGGGAAGCCCTGAGCCCGCCGAACGCGGGTGGGAGTCCTTCGGCTACACCGGGTCGACGGACCCGCGCGGCGCCGATATCGCCCATGCGAAGTTCGAAGCGTTCGTGCAGGCCATCCAGGGTGAGCCGATGGCCCGCGCCGCGGAGCAGCCCTACGGCGCCCCGGTCCAGCCCGGTCAGGGCCTGCGCATCGAGCCCTACTCCCCCGAGCTGATCCGCCGCATCTGGTGGGGTGCCGGGTCCCGGGAGACCGCCGAGCGCACGGGCACGCAGGGTCTGAACCTGATGAGCTCGACCCTGCTCACCGAGGCCACCGGCGCGGCCTTCGGCGACCTGCAGGCCGAGCAGATCCAGGGGTACCGCGAGGCGTTCCGGGAGGCCGGGCATGCGCACACCCCGCGGGTGTCGGTCTCGCGCAGCGTGTTCCCGATCGTCACGGAGCAGGACCGCATGCTGTTCGGGCTGCGCCCGGGCGATGGCGCCGACCAGATCGGGATCATCGACGGGCACCGATCGACCTTCGGCAGGACCTACACCGGCGAGCCCGATCAGCTCATCGAACAGCTGCAGGCCGACGCCGCGGTGCAGGCCGCCGACACTCTCATGCTCACGATCCCCTCGCAGGCGGGCGTCGAGCTGAACCTCCACATCCTCGAGAGCTTCGCGACGCACATCGCGCCGGAACTGGGCTGGCGGCCCACCACGGAGGGCCCGGTCCAGGGCGACCCGATCCGCTGA
- a CDS encoding exodeoxyribonuclease III, whose protein sequence is MLRIATANVNGIRAAHRRGFGDWLAGRECDVVALQEVRAQADKLPDAAFGDYHVALDTGSLPGRNGVAVLTRHAPEAVRTWHGAALVGGPPEAVGVLGPVPAADRVPLARGLGRFAAEGRYLEVDLADAPLTIACLYLPKGGLPAELQRPERMREAPDGGARYARKMGFMAAFSRYLVRTRRAAAAGGREYLLMGDLNIAHTRQDLAAWRRNQRNDGFLPEERAWFGQQLSPRTLVDVVRRLHPDEDGPYSWWSWLGQSFAKDTGWRLDYHLATPRLARAAVRAEVDRDFRGERLSDHSPVVVDYER, encoded by the coding sequence ATGCTCCGCATAGCCACCGCCAACGTCAACGGGATCCGGGCCGCGCACCGCCGGGGATTCGGCGACTGGCTGGCAGGTCGCGAGTGCGACGTCGTCGCGCTCCAGGAGGTCCGGGCGCAGGCCGACAAGCTCCCCGATGCCGCGTTCGGCGACTACCACGTCGCTCTCGACACCGGGTCCCTCCCCGGCCGCAACGGGGTCGCGGTGCTCACCCGGCACGCTCCGGAGGCGGTCCGGACGTGGCACGGCGCCGCGCTCGTAGGAGGCCCACCAGAAGCGGTCGGCGTTCTCGGGCCCGTGCCCGCAGCCGACCGCGTCCCCCTCGCCCGCGGGCTCGGACGGTTCGCCGCCGAGGGGCGCTATCTCGAGGTCGACCTCGCGGACGCACCGCTCACGATCGCCTGCCTCTACCTGCCCAAGGGCGGGCTTCCCGCCGAGCTGCAGCGGCCCGAGCGGATGCGCGAGGCGCCCGACGGAGGCGCACGCTACGCCCGGAAGATGGGGTTCATGGCGGCCTTCTCCCGCTATCTCGTGCGGACCCGCCGGGCGGCCGCGGCAGGTGGCCGCGAGTACCTGCTCATGGGCGACCTCAACATCGCGCACACGAGGCAGGACCTCGCGGCGTGGCGCCGCAACCAGCGCAATGACGGGTTCCTCCCGGAGGAGCGCGCGTGGTTCGGGCAGCAGCTCTCCCCGCGCACACTGGTCGACGTCGTACGGCGGCTGCACCCCGACGAGGACGGCCCGTACTCGTGGTGGTCGTGGCTCGGGCAGTCGTTCGCGAAGGACACCGGATGGCGCCTCGACTACCACCTCGCGACGCCCCGTCTCGCACGGGCCGCGGTCCGTGCCGAGGTCGATCGGGACTTCCGCGGCGAGCGCCTCTCCGACCATTCCCCGGTCGTCGTCGACTACGAGCGCTGA
- a CDS encoding S41 family peptidase gives MPSTPAHAAYLRHPDVRGDSVVFTAANDVWLAPLAGGRAWRLTDEGAPVAHPRFSPDGIHVAYTSRTSGGPEVWVIPVEGDTAPRRLTTWGKPSTKVVGWLPDGRVIASTSYGAPVARDAQLWAVDLDGHAEVLPLGRSGEVAIHPSGTTVVATPTGRDQASWKHYQGGTAAKLWISHEDVALDAPPAAHAARSWERLLESILASKRRIAWYGDRLLFASDTPGVDAARADRATANLWSVALDGSDLQVHTSLTSDQGYLREPATDGSTIVFTSRGRLFAMDSLDAAPREVEILASGVGASRLPRPASPDANLLAMRPVHDARASVVEWRGSAHALTHRGGPARLLGGTCGLRLREVRPLGRSPFALFVTDAKALADRETGGVGSDVLALARLDGGGEEIRFDLGDVGRILHAIPSPDGSKVAISTHDNVVRLVTLRGLTDPAKTSSAPSTGGPASPWEQEGEDAPAPPRLDHVREVGRSTGGEVADLAWSPDGRWLVWTEPNSWMLSRLMISDTEDAEPMGRALTSGKYQDSAPAFSADGKHLALLSLRTFETVYDDMVFDLGFVNAERPFLIPLERSTPDPFGPQPDGWGASAEDDKAGQRSTGTESAGGGQAAAGTHGATASEAGGHPVGATSPSGADEATKPPVTRVDLESVEARLVPFPVISGSYSHLTAVSGGFVWLRHPQQGVLGSARAGVEGEEPRPTLEHWALADRKLTVLAEGVTDLSASGDGETLVIRQGENWVQVPASRKVEDDDPARVAIDTGRLRLFVDPVEERRGMLWDNYRIMAQQYWRADLDGMDWHAMTSWYDPVVERVVTEDDFQDMMWEVQGELGTSHAYVMGGVYQADPPMLPAYLGADIEHRDGRWVITRILPGDSSDPEARSPLLAPGVAAEVGDAVVRVDGRDVGPAGGGVQGQLVGSADTPTELVLERDGVERRVAVIPLADDSQLRYQDWVASRRARVEELSNGRLGYLHIPDMVSSGWAQMHRDLREASTKEGIVVDVRYNSGGHTSQLVTDRLARRVLSWDYPRHETPGTYPQFAPRGALVLVTNQEAGSDGDIVGAVARAMKIGPVVGMRTWGGVIGIDGRYDLVDGTGVTQPKYASWFEGEDWEIENYGVEPDIEIPLPPNAWVSGEDPQLERGVTEALTLLERTPAASAPPLPAPRFGRQAG, from the coding sequence ATGCCATCGACCCCCGCTCACGCTGCATACCTCCGCCACCCCGACGTCCGCGGCGACAGCGTCGTCTTCACCGCGGCCAACGACGTGTGGCTCGCACCCCTCGCCGGCGGCCGCGCCTGGCGTCTGACCGACGAGGGCGCCCCCGTCGCCCACCCGCGGTTCTCGCCCGACGGCATCCACGTCGCCTACACCTCCCGCACCTCCGGCGGCCCCGAGGTGTGGGTGATCCCGGTCGAGGGCGACACCGCCCCGCGCCGCCTGACCACCTGGGGGAAGCCGTCGACGAAGGTCGTCGGCTGGCTCCCGGACGGCCGTGTCATCGCCTCCACCAGCTACGGCGCCCCCGTCGCGCGGGACGCGCAGCTGTGGGCGGTCGACCTCGACGGTCACGCCGAGGTGCTTCCCCTGGGCCGCAGCGGCGAGGTCGCGATCCACCCCTCGGGCACCACCGTGGTCGCCACCCCGACCGGGCGCGACCAGGCCTCCTGGAAGCACTACCAGGGCGGCACCGCCGCGAAGCTCTGGATCTCCCACGAGGACGTCGCCCTGGACGCCCCGCCCGCCGCGCATGCCGCCCGCTCCTGGGAGCGGCTGCTCGAGAGCATCCTGGCCTCGAAGCGGCGCATCGCCTGGTACGGCGACCGTCTGCTGTTCGCCTCGGATACCCCCGGGGTCGACGCGGCCCGCGCCGACCGCGCCACCGCGAACCTCTGGTCCGTGGCGCTGGACGGCTCCGACCTGCAGGTCCACACCTCGCTGACCTCCGATCAGGGCTACCTGCGCGAGCCCGCCACCGACGGCAGCACGATCGTCTTCACCTCGCGGGGCCGGCTGTTCGCCATGGACTCGCTGGACGCGGCGCCGCGCGAGGTCGAGATCCTGGCCTCCGGCGTCGGCGCCTCCCGCCTGCCGCGTCCCGCCTCCCCGGACGCGAACCTGCTGGCCATGCGCCCGGTGCATGACGCCCGTGCGAGCGTCGTCGAGTGGCGGGGCAGCGCCCACGCCCTGACCCACCGTGGCGGTCCCGCGCGTCTGCTCGGCGGTACCTGCGGGCTGCGTCTGCGCGAGGTCCGCCCGCTCGGCCGCTCCCCCTTCGCCCTGTTCGTCACCGACGCGAAGGCCCTTGCGGATCGCGAGACCGGAGGCGTCGGCTCCGACGTGCTGGCGCTGGCGCGCCTGGACGGCGGCGGCGAGGAGATCCGCTTCGACCTCGGGGACGTGGGCCGGATCCTGCACGCGATCCCCTCCCCGGACGGCTCCAAGGTCGCGATCTCCACGCACGACAACGTGGTGCGCCTGGTGACGCTGCGCGGCCTGACCGACCCGGCGAAGACCTCGTCGGCCCCCTCGACGGGCGGGCCCGCCTCCCCGTGGGAGCAGGAGGGCGAGGACGCTCCGGCGCCGCCGCGGCTCGACCACGTGCGCGAGGTGGGACGCTCCACCGGTGGCGAGGTGGCCGACCTGGCCTGGTCCCCGGACGGCCGCTGGCTGGTGTGGACCGAGCCGAACTCGTGGATGCTCAGCCGGTTGATGATCTCGGACACCGAGGACGCCGAGCCGATGGGTCGCGCGCTCACCTCAGGCAAGTACCAGGACTCGGCCCCGGCCTTCAGCGCGGACGGCAAGCACCTGGCACTGCTGTCGCTGCGCACCTTCGAGACGGTCTACGACGACATGGTCTTCGACCTCGGCTTCGTCAACGCGGAGCGGCCCTTCCTGATCCCCCTGGAGCGCTCCACGCCCGACCCGTTCGGTCCGCAGCCGGACGGCTGGGGCGCGAGCGCCGAGGACGACAAGGCCGGGCAGAGGTCGACCGGCACGGAGTCCGCCGGGGGCGGGCAGGCCGCAGCGGGCACGCACGGCGCGACGGCGAGCGAGGCCGGGGGCCACCCGGTCGGCGCCACCAGTCCGTCCGGGGCCGACGAGGCGACGAAACCCCCGGTCACCCGCGTGGACCTGGAGTCGGTCGAGGCGCGCCTGGTGCCGTTCCCGGTGATCTCCGGCTCGTACTCGCACCTGACCGCGGTCAGCGGCGGCTTCGTATGGCTGCGCCACCCGCAGCAGGGCGTGCTCGGCTCCGCGCGTGCGGGCGTCGAGGGCGAGGAGCCGCGGCCCACCCTCGAGCACTGGGCCCTCGCCGACCGCAAGCTCACCGTGCTCGCCGAGGGCGTCACCGACCTCTCGGCCTCCGGTGACGGCGAGACCCTGGTCATCAGGCAGGGGGAGAACTGGGTGCAGGTCCCGGCCTCCCGCAAGGTCGAGGACGACGATCCCGCCCGGGTGGCCATCGACACCGGGCGCCTGCGGCTGTTCGTCGACCCCGTCGAGGAGCGTCGCGGGATGCTCTGGGACAACTACCGGATCATGGCCCAGCAGTACTGGCGCGCCGATCTGGACGGCATGGACTGGCACGCGATGACCTCCTGGTACGACCCGGTGGTGGAGCGGGTGGTCACCGAGGACGACTTCCAGGACATGATGTGGGAGGTCCAGGGCGAGCTCGGCACCTCCCACGCCTACGTGATGGGCGGCGTCTACCAGGCCGATCCTCCGATGCTGCCCGCCTATCTCGGCGCCGACATCGAGCATCGCGACGGGCGCTGGGTGATCACCCGGATCCTGCCCGGGGATTCCTCCGACCCGGAGGCCCGCTCCCCGCTGCTGGCACCGGGCGTGGCCGCAGAGGTGGGCGATGCGGTCGTGCGGGTGGACGGGCGCGACGTCGGCCCCGCCGGCGGAGGCGTGCAAGGACAGCTGGTCGGCTCCGCGGACACCCCGACGGAGCTCGTGCTCGAGCGAGACGGGGTCGAGCGCCGCGTCGCCGTCATCCCGCTGGCCGACGACTCCCAGCTGCGCTACCAGGACTGGGTCGCCTCACGGCGCGCCCGGGTCGAGGAGCTCTCGAACGGTCGCCTCGGGTACCTGCACATCCCCGACATGGTCTCCTCCGGCTGGGCGCAGATGCACCGTGACCTGCGCGAGGCCTCCACCAAGGAGGGCATCGTGGTCGACGTGCGCTACAACAGCGGCGGCCACACCTCGCAGCTGGTCACCGACCGTCTCGCGCGCCGCGTGCTGTCCTGGGACTACCCACGCCACGAGACGCCGGGGACCTATCCGCAGTTCGCGCCCCGCGGCGCCTTGGTGCTGGTGACCAACCAGGAGGCCGGGTCCGACGGCGACATCGTGGGTGCCGTCGCCCGGGCGATGAAGATCGGTCCCGTGGTCGGCATGCGCACCTGGGGCGGCGTGATCGGCATCGACGGCCGCTACGACCTGGTCGACGGCACCGGCGTCACCCAGCCGAAGTACGCCAGCTGGTTCGAGGGCGAGGACTGGGAGATCGAGAACTACGGCGTCGAGCCCGACATCGAGATCCCGCTGCCGCCGAACGCCTGGGTGAGCGGTGAGGACCCGCAGCTCGAGCGCGGGGTCACCGAGGCGCTCACCCTGCTCGAACGGACGCCCGCCGCGAGCGCTCCCCCGCTGCCCGCGCCGCGCTTCGGACGCCAAGCCGGCTGA
- a CDS encoding LysR family transcriptional regulator, whose amino-acid sequence MLDPVKLRVLRSVVETGSIRASAEALGYTPSAVSQHLSTLRRETGLELVERTGRGITVTAHARILAEEAGTALDALAVLERTVKDLRSGRTGTLRLGYATSIASTWIPELARDVRRRYPDLGLELALRDCSCEDLAEAGMDIIVGEGTADAVPEEWAVQDILEEGYVALVGTGHPLAGRSSLPMKDLADQSWVTDDPLESFWFDRIGSACRAAGFSPCVDANPNDFPTVLGFVATGDYVSVQPSVIAQYLRPDVLAIPLDPPAPRRRLRVQVRRTVERNPAARYIVQRIHAAAERRAREIPGAVHLGVGPTGAPSQAATEATAPRSADVSQSAGVA is encoded by the coding sequence ATGCTCGATCCCGTCAAGCTCCGCGTCCTGCGCTCGGTCGTCGAGACCGGCAGCATCCGAGCGAGCGCCGAAGCGCTCGGCTACACCCCGTCGGCCGTCAGCCAGCACCTGTCGACGCTGCGCCGGGAGACCGGCCTGGAACTGGTCGAGCGCACCGGCCGGGGCATCACGGTCACCGCCCACGCCCGGATCCTCGCGGAGGAGGCGGGCACCGCCCTGGACGCTCTGGCCGTCCTCGAGCGCACCGTGAAGGACCTGCGGTCGGGACGCACCGGGACCCTCCGCCTCGGGTACGCCACCTCGATCGCCTCCACCTGGATCCCGGAGCTGGCGCGCGACGTGCGCCGCCGGTACCCGGATCTCGGTCTCGAGCTGGCCCTGCGCGACTGCAGCTGCGAGGACCTCGCCGAGGCCGGGATGGACATCATCGTCGGCGAGGGCACGGCCGACGCCGTTCCGGAGGAGTGGGCCGTCCAGGACATCCTCGAGGAGGGATACGTGGCGCTGGTCGGCACGGGCCACCCGCTCGCCGGGCGGTCGAGCCTCCCGATGAAGGACCTCGCCGACCAGTCCTGGGTGACCGACGACCCGCTGGAGTCCTTCTGGTTCGACCGGATCGGTTCCGCCTGCCGCGCGGCGGGCTTCTCCCCCTGCGTCGACGCGAATCCCAACGATTTCCCGACGGTGCTGGGCTTCGTCGCGACCGGCGACTACGTGAGCGTCCAGCCGTCGGTGATCGCCCAGTACCTGCGACCCGACGTCCTGGCGATCCCGCTCGATCCGCCGGCGCCGCGACGACGGCTGCGGGTGCAGGTGCGCCGCACGGTCGAGCGCAATCCCGCGGCGCGGTACATCGTCCAGCGCATCCACGCCGCCGCCGAACGGCGGGCCCGGGAGATCCCCGGGGCCGTCCACCTCGGGGTCGGTCCGACCGGCGCTCCGTCGCAGGCCGCGACCGAGGCGACGGCGCCGCGGTCGGCCGACGTATCGCAGTCGGCCGGTGTCGCATAG
- a CDS encoding DUF1905 domain-containing protein: protein MDLLFTTTTIEWRGPAPFVFAPVPDEEADAIGAISREVTYGWGCIPATARIGGTEFTTSLFPREGGYLVPVKVVVQRAEQVDVGDEIEVELRIGEV, encoded by the coding sequence GTGGACCTCCTCTTCACCACCACGACGATCGAGTGGCGCGGCCCCGCGCCGTTCGTGTTCGCTCCTGTGCCCGACGAGGAGGCGGACGCGATCGGTGCCATCTCGCGCGAGGTCACCTACGGGTGGGGCTGCATCCCGGCGACGGCTCGGATAGGCGGCACCGAGTTCACGACCTCCCTGTTCCCGCGGGAGGGCGGATATCTGGTGCCGGTCAAGGTCGTCGTCCAGCGCGCCGAGCAGGTCGACGTCGGTGACGAGATCGAGGTCGAGCTGCGCATCGGCGAGGTCTGA
- a CDS encoding universal stress protein: protein MNDDIRTSDSPIPYVPDARELGVLVGFDGSDQAVLALHYAARAAQRLEARLTVVTAYTVPPMLYANIASIPTEPEAAARKAAAQQLLDEASEHLRGYPGEVAMGLEEGDAAGVMVRHSADAQLAVVGARGRGGFLGRLLGSVSSALPAHAHCPTVVVPSRYEIGTGEGAARFAPVQDESPVVAGVDHSAQSDVAVLLAVQAARNRRAPLHLVMAMPPPENWGGGYGIAIPEPGIIEKHQQELAADLTRYADTLRERYPDLELTSEVELADPATQLVEHSARAQLVVLGTRGHGRVASAVLGSVSRSVLQRAEGPVMVVPDLDPARIRTDRRRPR, encoded by the coding sequence ATGAACGACGACATCCGCACCTCGGACTCGCCCATCCCCTATGTCCCCGACGCCCGCGAACTCGGCGTCCTGGTCGGGTTCGACGGCTCCGACCAGGCGGTCCTGGCGCTGCACTACGCGGCCCGCGCCGCTCAGCGTCTCGAGGCGCGGCTGACCGTCGTCACCGCCTACACCGTCCCGCCGATGCTGTACGCCAACATCGCCTCGATCCCCACGGAGCCCGAGGCCGCCGCCCGGAAGGCGGCCGCCCAGCAGCTGCTGGACGAGGCGAGCGAGCATCTGCGCGGCTACCCCGGCGAGGTCGCGATGGGCCTCGAGGAAGGCGACGCCGCCGGAGTCATGGTGCGGCACTCCGCCGACGCCCAGCTGGCCGTGGTCGGAGCCCGGGGACGAGGCGGATTCCTCGGCCGGCTGCTCGGCTCCGTCTCCTCGGCGCTGCCCGCGCACGCCCACTGCCCCACCGTCGTCGTCCCGAGCCGGTACGAGATCGGGACCGGCGAGGGTGCCGCACGTTTCGCCCCCGTCCAGGACGAGTCGCCCGTGGTGGCCGGCGTGGACCACTCCGCGCAGAGCGACGTCGCCGTGCTCCTGGCGGTGCAGGCGGCGCGAAATCGGAGGGCGCCGCTGCATCTGGTGATGGCCATGCCGCCGCCGGAGAACTGGGGTGGCGGCTATGGCATCGCGATCCCCGAGCCCGGGATCATCGAGAAGCACCAGCAGGAGCTCGCCGCGGACCTCACCCGCTATGCCGACACCCTCCGCGAGAGGTACCCGGATCTGGAGCTGACCAGTGAGGTCGAGCTGGCGGATCCGGCGACGCAGCTGGTGGAACACTCCGCCCGGGCGCAGCTGGTCGTGCTCGGCACCCGCGGTCACGGGCGCGTCGCCAGCGCTGTGCTGGGCTCGGTCTCCCGGTCCGTGCTCCAGCGCGCCGAGGGGCCGGTGATGGTGGTGCCCGATCTGGATCCGGCGCGGATCAGGACGGACCGTCGCCGGCCACGATGA
- a CDS encoding copper chaperone PCu(A)C: protein MSRTHHPLSSPPSSALAPVGLSRRAALASLIVLPLAACGSGDADSPAPDTGASGSDDGGADPTASETISVTDPWVKAAEDGMTAAFGTVTNGTSGDLVLTAASTPASGEVQLHETAPDGSGGMSMQEKAGGFELPIGEELVLEPGGNHLMLMDLTEPLRPGDQVELTLVFSEGTEHQFSATVKDYAGAQEHYSPEGDDGSGTSDAGGEHAGHEDGE, encoded by the coding sequence ATGTCCCGCACGCACCATCCCCTCTCGTCACCCCCGTCGAGCGCGCTCGCGCCCGTCGGCCTCTCGCGACGGGCAGCCCTCGCCTCCCTGATCGTCCTGCCCCTGGCCGCCTGCGGCTCCGGGGATGCCGACTCGCCCGCCCCGGACACCGGCGCCTCGGGTTCCGACGACGGCGGGGCCGACCCCACCGCCTCCGAGACGATCTCCGTCACCGACCCCTGGGTCAAGGCCGCCGAGGACGGCATGACCGCAGCCTTCGGCACCGTCACCAACGGCACCTCCGGCGACCTCGTGCTGACCGCTGCATCCACTCCCGCCTCGGGGGAGGTGCAGCTGCACGAGACCGCGCCCGACGGCTCCGGCGGCATGAGCATGCAGGAGAAGGCCGGCGGCTTCGAACTCCCCATCGGCGAGGAGCTCGTGCTCGAGCCCGGTGGGAACCACCTCATGCTCATGGACCTCACCGAGCCGCTGCGGCCCGGGGACCAGGTGGAGCTCACGCTGGTCTTCTCCGAGGGCACCGAGCACCAGTTCAGCGCCACCGTCAAGGACTACGCCGGCGCCCAGGAGCACTACTCTCCCGAGGGCGACGACGGCTCGGGCACCTCCGACGCCGGCGGTGAGCACGCCGGGCACGAGGACGGCGAGTGA